From one Ursus arctos isolate Adak ecotype North America unplaced genomic scaffold, UrsArc2.0 scaffold_1, whole genome shotgun sequence genomic stretch:
- the ALS2 gene encoding alsin isoform X8 — protein MDSKKRSSTEAEGSKERGLVHVWQAGSYSVTPERLPGWGGKTVLQAALGVKHGVLLTEDGEVYSFGTLPWRSEPAEICPSSPILENALVGQYVVTVASGSFHSGAVTESGVVYMWGENSAGQCAVANQQYVPEPNPVNISDSETSSLLAVRILQLACGEEHTLALSISREIWAWGTGCQLGLITTAFPVTKPQKVEHLAGRVVLQVACGAFHSLALVQCLPSQDLKPVPERCNQCSQLLITMTDKEDHVIISDSHCCPLGVTLSESQAENQASTAISPSTETLDNQGEVFENTLVENDLPVATDTNVGNVQTTGGDAISSQQDIMGTTEISSARNVPSYPDTQAVNEYMQKLSDHSVRENSENGEKPVPSQPLVEEAVPNLHSPPTTSTSALNSLVVSCASAVGVRVAATYEAGALSLKKVMNFYSTAPCEPGTQAGSSSIGPEGLKDSREEQVKQESMQGKKSSSLVDIREEESEGGSRRLSLPGLLSQVSPRLLRKAARVKTRTVVLTPTYSGEADALLPSLRTEVWTWGKGKEGQLGHGDVLPRLQPLCVKCLDGKEVIYLEAGGYHSLALTAKSQVYSWGCNTFGQLGHYDFPTTVPRLAKVNSENGVWSVAAGQDYSLFLVDTEDFQPGLYYSGRQDPAEGDNLPENHSGTKTPVLLSCSKLGYISRVTAGKDSYLALVDKNVMGYIASLHELATTERRFYSKLSDIKSQILRPLLSLASLLREKSWKLGTLDWEKANNLLVPSVKFRATWSV, from the exons CTCAACAGAAGCAGAAGGATCCAAAGAAAGAGGCCTCGTCCATGTGTGGCAGGCAGGATCCTATTCTGTAACACCGGAGAGATTGCCGGGCTGGGGAGGAAAGACTGTCCTTCAAGCAGCTCTTGGGGTGAAGCATGGAGTCCTTCTGACTGAAG ATGGTGAGGTCTACAGCTTTGGGACTCTTCCCTGGAGAAGTGAACCAGCAGAGATTTGTCCAAGTAGCCCCATTCTAGAAAATGCCCTGGTTGGGCAATATGTTGTTACTGTGGCATCAGGGAGTTTCCACAGTGGAGCAGTGACAGAAAGTGGTGTAGTATACATGTGGGGGGAGAACTCTGCAGGCCAGTGTGCAGTAGCTAACCAGCAGTATGTTCCAGAACCGAATCCTGTCAACATTTCTGATTCTGAGACCAGTTCTTTGTTGGCCGTCAGGATTTTGCAGTTGGCATGTGGTGAGGAGCACACACTGGCATTGTCAATAAGCAGAGAGATTTGGGCATGGGGTACCGGTTGTCAGTTGGGTCTCATTACCACCGCCTTCCCGGTGACAAAGCCACAAAAGGTGGAACATCTTGCTGGGCGAGTAGTGCTACAGGTTGCTTGTGGTGCATTCCACAGCTTAGCACTGGTACAGTGCCTCCCTTCCCAGGATCTGAAGCCAGTCCCAGAAAGATGCAACCAGTGCAGCCAACTCCTAATTACTATGACTGACAAAGAAGACCATGTGATTATATCAGACAGTCATTGTTGCCCATTAGGTGTGACACTGTCAGAATCCCAGGCAGAAAACCAGGCCAGCACTGCCATCAGCCCCTCCACCGAAACCCTTGACAATCAGGGAGAAGTATTCGAGAACACGCTTGTAGAAAATGATCTGCCTGTTGCTACTGACACGAACGTTGGAAATGTTCAGACCACGGGTGGTGATGCCATTTCCTCCCAACAAGACATCATGGGAACAACTGAAATTTCTTCTGCCAGAAATGTACCGTCATACCCTGATACTCAGGCAGTAAATGAGTACATGCAAAAACTGTCAGACCATTCAGTAAGAGAGAACTCAGAGAACggcgaaaagccagtgccatctcAG cCTCTTGTAGAAGAAGCAGTTCCTAATCTTCACAGCCCACCAACCACAAGCACCTCAGCCCTAAACAGCCTAGTGGTCTCTTGTGCATCTGCTGTTGGTGTGAGAGTGGCGGCTACATATGAAGCTGGGGCCTTGTCTCTTAAGAAAGTTATGAACTTTTATAGTACGGCCCCTTGTGAACCTGGAACTCAGGCAGGCAGTAGTTCCATAGGCCCAGAAGGTCTGAAAGATAGCAGAGAAGAACAGGTTAAACAGGAATCAATGCAAGGGAAGAAGAGTTCAAGTCTTGTGGATATCCGAGAAGAGGAATCggagggaggcagccgaagactcTCCCTCCCTGGCTTGTTGTCCCAAG tttcccCCAGGCTCTTAAGAAAAGCTGCACGGGTGAAAACACGGACTGTGGTTCTGACCCCAACGTACAGCGGAGAGGCAGATGCACTCCTGCCTTCTCTGAGAACAGAGGTGTGGAcctgggggaaagggaaggaaggacagcTGGGGCATGGTGATGTTCTGCCTAG GCTTCAACCACTGTGTGTAAAATGTCTGGATGGTAAAGAAGTAATCTATCTCGAGGCAGGTGGTTACCATTCTCTTGCACTTACTGCGAAATCCCAG GTCTACTCATGGGGTTGCAATACCTTTGGTCAACTTGGGCATTATGATTTTCCAACAACAGTTCCTCGTCTTGCAAAG GTGAACAGTGAAAATGGAGTCTGGAGTGTAGCCGCAGGCCAGGATTATTCCCTGTTTTTAGTGGATACAGAAGACTTCCAGCCTGGGTTATATTACAGTGGCCGGCAGGACCCTGCAGAAGGTGACAACCTTCCAGAGAATCACAGTGGTACTAAGACTCCAGTACTTCTCTCCTGTAGTAAG CTCGGATATATAAGCAGAGTGACAGCAGGAAAAGATAGCTATCTAGCTTTGGTGGACAAAAATGTTATGGGATATATTGCCAGTCTCCATGAGTTGGCTACTACAGAAAGACGGTT